The following coding sequences are from one Candidatus Oleimmundimicrobium sp. window:
- a CDS encoding GerMN domain-containing protein — MNRFKFLVILVVITAVCFFVTGCDKEEPKTNGENEVISVEETGLDESGAEFETDEETTTLTVYFSDEQAMYLLPETKEVPKTETPAQAAIEELIKGPEEAGHVSTIPEGTKLNGIKIEEEMAYVDFSEKFKANYQLGSAAEIMTIYSIVNTLTEFPTIKRVKFLVNGEPLEIEGSNFDFKIQDFSRNADLIK, encoded by the coding sequence ATGAATCGCTTTAAATTTCTTGTAATTCTTGTTGTTATAACAGCCGTATGTTTTTTTGTGACAGGTTGCGATAAAGAAGAACCTAAAACAAACGGGGAAAATGAGGTCATTTCTGTTGAAGAAACTGGTTTGGATGAATCCGGGGCTGAATTTGAAACAGATGAAGAAACCACCACTTTGACTGTCTATTTTTCAGACGAACAAGCAATGTATCTTTTACCTGAGACAAAAGAAGTTCCTAAAACAGAAACCCCCGCTCAAGCAGCAATTGAAGAACTAATTAAAGGGCCTGAAGAAGCCGGGCATGTTTCGACAATTCCCGAAGGAACTAAACTTAACGGCATAAAAATCGAGGAAGAAATGGCGTATGTTGATTTCAGCGAGAAATTTAAAGCCAATTATCAACTGGGAAGTGCTGCAGAGATTATGACCATTTACTCGATTGTAAATACGTTAACAGAGTTTCCAACTATTAAGAGAGTAAAGTTTTTAGTTAATGGCGAACCTCTTGAAATCGAGGGAAGTAATTTTGATTTTAAAATTCAAGATTTTTCCCGGAATGCCGATTTAATAAAGTAG
- a CDS encoding O-antigen ligase family protein, protein MSVSILDKRSTPFRQLPFIGVPLSLMAFLLGMLIFRQPSLVLLGLVSLGILVLMLSRIEVGIYFILLFVPVELTLDLFAPSSLKYLDEAILLVIFFGLLLRIFITRRKDFKSTPLDKPLIVFLLIAFVSIVINKVPLSVGLAGLRAFLQYVLLYYVIIYSEISLSTLKKMVWLSVVVAAVLSVGGVIQEILGPYAFGGWFMGIAENRAFRVGSMLRVFSTMANPNTFGTYLSILLPVTLGLALYECRLKRRVILFLFSAPMILALILTFSRESWVGLLVGIAVVGVLIDKRVLIILFVLFLVASVAFPQQIAGRLLEGFSLKYLMSSYGPPTAIFHGGGRVFYYVNTMKVVKDNFLFGVGPGRYGGSVAAIFKTPVYKKYAIPMSMAQIDTFWMQLWGEVGTLGLIVFLFMLGRFFHEARRIVLNDETPRFLKGLTAGFMVGFVAVLIEALAANIFEVHTTMLFFWFFMAVVVRFGNELRCNKYSAKAI, encoded by the coding sequence ATGTCTGTTTCTATTTTAGATAAGCGTTCAACGCCTTTTCGGCAGCTGCCTTTTATAGGGGTTCCATTATCTCTGATGGCTTTTTTATTGGGTATGTTGATTTTTCGGCAACCATCCCTTGTCCTTTTGGGATTGGTTTCTCTCGGTATCTTGGTCCTGATGCTTTCACGTATTGAGGTTGGAATTTATTTTATTTTATTATTTGTGCCGGTGGAGTTAACCCTTGATCTTTTTGCCCCAAGCTCGTTGAAATATCTGGATGAGGCAATTTTGCTGGTGATTTTCTTTGGTTTGCTTCTTAGAATATTTATTACTCGTCGAAAAGATTTTAAATCGACTCCTTTGGATAAGCCCCTCATCGTTTTTTTGTTAATAGCGTTTGTGTCCATTGTTATTAACAAGGTTCCGCTGAGTGTTGGGTTAGCTGGCCTTCGTGCTTTTTTGCAATACGTTCTTTTATATTATGTGATTATTTACTCGGAGATTTCCTTAAGTACCTTGAAAAAAATGGTCTGGCTTTCTGTTGTGGTGGCAGCCGTTCTTTCGGTGGGGGGAGTTATTCAAGAAATTCTGGGGCCCTATGCTTTTGGCGGTTGGTTTATGGGGATAGCCGAAAACAGGGCTTTTCGCGTAGGCAGTATGCTCAGAGTTTTCTCAACGATGGCTAACCCAAATACTTTTGGAACATATCTCTCAATACTTTTGCCTGTGACTTTGGGGCTGGCGCTTTATGAATGCCGCTTAAAGCGTAGGGTAATATTGTTTCTATTTTCTGCTCCCATGATTCTTGCACTAATTTTAACTTTTTCTCGGGAATCTTGGGTGGGTCTTTTGGTGGGAATCGCGGTTGTTGGTGTGCTAATCGATAAACGCGTTTTGATTATTTTATTTGTATTGTTTCTCGTGGCAAGCGTTGCTTTTCCCCAACAGATTGCCGGACGTCTTTTGGAAGGATTTTCTTTAAAGTATTTGATGTCTAGTTACGGTCCTCCTACGGCGATTTTCCATGGTGGGGGAAGGGTTTTTTATTATGTAAACACGATGAAGGTTGTGAAAGATAACTTTCTGTTTGGGGTTGGGCCGGGAAGATACGGCGGCTCAGTAGCCGCAATTTTCAAAACACCTGTTTACAAGAAATATGCTATACCTATGAGCATGGCTCAGATAGATACCTTTTGGATGCAGCTCTGGGGTGAAGTGGGTACCTTGGGGTTGATCGTGTTCTTATTTATGTTGGGTAGGTTTTTTCATGAGGCGCGTCGCATTGTTTTAAATGATGAAACACCTCGTTTTTTAAAGGGATTAACGGCTGGCTTCATGGTTGGATTTGTTGCGGTTTTAATTGAGGCATTGGCCGCGAATATTTTTGAAGTTCATACAACGATGCTTTTCTTTTGGTTTTTCATGGCGGTTGTTGTTCGTTTCGGTAATGAATTAAGATGTAATAAATATAGTGCTAAAGCAATTTGA